From a single Vicugna pacos chromosome 4, VicPac4, whole genome shotgun sequence genomic region:
- the SH3GLB2 gene encoding endophilin-B2 isoform X3, producing the protein MDFNMKKLASDAGIFFTRAVQFTEEKFGQAEKTELDANFENLLARADSTKNWTEKILRQTEVLLQPNPSARVEEFLYEKLDRKVPSRVTNGELLAQYMAEAASELGPTTPYGKTLIKVAEAEKRLGAAERDFIHMASINFLTPLRNFLEGDWKTISKERRLLQNRRLDLDACKARLKKAKAAEAKATTVPDFQETRPRNYILSASASALWNDEVDKAEQELRVAQTEFDRQAEVTRLLLEGISSTHVNHLRCLHEFVESQTTYYAQCYRHMLDLQKQLGSSQGAIFPGTFVGTTEPASPPLSSTSPTTTAATMPVGPSVAGLAPPGEAALRLEEVAPPASGTRKARVLYDYEAADSSELALLADELITVYSLPGMDPDWLIGERGNKKGKVPVTYLELLS; encoded by the exons TTCACAGAGGAGAAATTCGGCCAGGCTGAGAAGACCGAGCTCGATGCCAACTTTGAGAACCTTCTGGCCCGGGCAGACAGCACCAAAAACTGGACGGAGAAAATCCTGAGGCAGACAGAGGTGCTGCTGCAGCCCAACCCAA GTGCCCGAGTGGAGGAGTTCCTGTATGAGAAGCTGGACAGGAAGGTGCCCTCGAGGGTCACCAACGGGGAGCTGCTGGCTCAGTACATGGCAGAGGCGGCCAGTGAGCTGGGGCCCACCACGCCCTACG GGAAGACACTGATTAAGGTGGCAGAAGCAGAAAAGCGCCTGGGAGCCGCAGAGAGAGATTTTATCCACATGGCTTCCATCAACTTCCTCACGCCCCTGCGCAACTTCCTGGAAGGGGACTGGAAGACGATTTCG AAGGAGAGGCGACTCCTTCAAAACCGGCGTCTAGACTTGGATGCCTGCAAAGCCCGGCTGAAGAAGGCCAAGGCTGCAGAAGCCAAAGCCACG ACGGTGCCTGACTTTCAGGAGACTAGACCGCGTAATTACATTCTCTCGGCCAGCGCCTCCGCG CTCTGGAATGATGAGGTGGACAAG GCCGAGCAGGAGCTCCGAGTGGCCCAGACAGAGTTTGACCGGCAGGCAGAGGTGACCCGTCTCCTACTGGAGGGGATTAGTAGCACTCAC GTGAATCACCTTCGCTGCCTCCATGAGTTCGTTGAGTCTCAGACAACTTACTATGCCCAGTGCTACCGCCACATGCTGGACCTGCAGAAGCAGCTGGGCAG CTCCCAGGGAGCCAT ATTTCCAGGCACCTTCGTGGGCACCACAGAACCCGCCTCCCCGCCCCTCAGCAGCACGTCGCCCACCACCACTGCAGCCACTATGCCTGTGGGGCCCTCCGTGGCCGGCCTGGCCCCTCCAGGGGAGGCCGCCCTccgcctggaggaggtggcccctCCTGCCAGTGGGACCCGGAAGGCCCGCGTGCTCTACGACTACGAAGCAGCTGACAGCAGCGAGCTGGCCCTGCTGGCTGATGAG CTCATCACCGTCTACAGCCTGCCTGGCATGGACCCTGACTGGCTCATTGGCGAGAGAGGCAACAAGAAGGGCAAGGTCCCCGTCACCTACTTGGAACTGCTCAGCTAA
- the SH3GLB2 gene encoding endophilin-B2 isoform X1: MDFNMKKLASDAGIFFTRAVQFTEEKFGQAEKTELDANFENLLARADSTKNWTEKILRQTEVLLQPNPSARVEEFLYEKLDRKVPSRVTNGELLAQYMAEAASELGPTTPYGKTLIKVAEAEKRLGAAERDFIHMASINFLTPLRNFLEGDWKTISKERRLLQNRRLDLDACKARLKKAKAAEAKATTVPDFQETRPRNYILSASASATLDDTSCPPSWAEWKETYPGGWRPPCFFLLPLNPSVTRARGCLSLPKDRKLWNDEVDKAEQELRVAQTEFDRQAEVTRLLLEGISSTHVNHLRCLHEFVESQTTYYAQCYRHMLDLQKQLGSSQGAIFPGTFVGTTEPASPPLSSTSPTTTAATMPVGPSVAGLAPPGEAALRLEEVAPPASGTRKARVLYDYEAADSSELALLADELITVYSLPGMDPDWLIGERGNKKGKVPVTYLELLS; encoded by the exons TTCACAGAGGAGAAATTCGGCCAGGCTGAGAAGACCGAGCTCGATGCCAACTTTGAGAACCTTCTGGCCCGGGCAGACAGCACCAAAAACTGGACGGAGAAAATCCTGAGGCAGACAGAGGTGCTGCTGCAGCCCAACCCAA GTGCCCGAGTGGAGGAGTTCCTGTATGAGAAGCTGGACAGGAAGGTGCCCTCGAGGGTCACCAACGGGGAGCTGCTGGCTCAGTACATGGCAGAGGCGGCCAGTGAGCTGGGGCCCACCACGCCCTACG GGAAGACACTGATTAAGGTGGCAGAAGCAGAAAAGCGCCTGGGAGCCGCAGAGAGAGATTTTATCCACATGGCTTCCATCAACTTCCTCACGCCCCTGCGCAACTTCCTGGAAGGGGACTGGAAGACGATTTCG AAGGAGAGGCGACTCCTTCAAAACCGGCGTCTAGACTTGGATGCCTGCAAAGCCCGGCTGAAGAAGGCCAAGGCTGCAGAAGCCAAAGCCACG ACGGTGCCTGACTTTCAGGAGACTAGACCGCGTAATTACATTCTCTCGGCCAGCGCCTCCGCG ACTCTGGATGACACTTCCTGCCCCCCTTCCTGGGCCGAGTGGAAGGAGACATATCCTGGAGGGTGGAGACCgccctgtttttttcttttgccattgAACCCCAGTGTGACTCGGGCACGAGGCTGCCTTTCTCTACCGAAGGACAGAAAG CTCTGGAATGATGAGGTGGACAAG GCCGAGCAGGAGCTCCGAGTGGCCCAGACAGAGTTTGACCGGCAGGCAGAGGTGACCCGTCTCCTACTGGAGGGGATTAGTAGCACTCAC GTGAATCACCTTCGCTGCCTCCATGAGTTCGTTGAGTCTCAGACAACTTACTATGCCCAGTGCTACCGCCACATGCTGGACCTGCAGAAGCAGCTGGGCAG CTCCCAGGGAGCCAT ATTTCCAGGCACCTTCGTGGGCACCACAGAACCCGCCTCCCCGCCCCTCAGCAGCACGTCGCCCACCACCACTGCAGCCACTATGCCTGTGGGGCCCTCCGTGGCCGGCCTGGCCCCTCCAGGGGAGGCCGCCCTccgcctggaggaggtggcccctCCTGCCAGTGGGACCCGGAAGGCCCGCGTGCTCTACGACTACGAAGCAGCTGACAGCAGCGAGCTGGCCCTGCTGGCTGATGAG CTCATCACCGTCTACAGCCTGCCTGGCATGGACCCTGACTGGCTCATTGGCGAGAGAGGCAACAAGAAGGGCAAGGTCCCCGTCACCTACTTGGAACTGCTCAGCTAA
- the SH3GLB2 gene encoding endophilin-B2 isoform X2 — MDFNMKKLASDAGIFFTRAVQFTEEKFGQAEKTELDANFENLLARADSTKNWTEKILRQTEVLLQPNPSARVEEFLYEKLDRKVPSRVTNGELLAQYMAEAASELGPTTPYGKTLIKVAEAEKRLGAAERDFIHMASINFLTPLRNFLEGDWKTISKERRLLQNRRLDLDACKARLKKAKAAEAKATTVPDFQETRPRNYILSASASATLDDTSCPPSWAEWKETYPGGWRPPCFFLLPLNPSVTRARGCLSLPKDRKLWNDEVDKAEQELRVAQTEFDRQAEVTRLLLEGISSTHVNHLRCLHEFVESQTTYYAQCYRHMLDLQKQLGRFPGTFVGTTEPASPPLSSTSPTTTAATMPVGPSVAGLAPPGEAALRLEEVAPPASGTRKARVLYDYEAADSSELALLADELITVYSLPGMDPDWLIGERGNKKGKVPVTYLELLS; from the exons TTCACAGAGGAGAAATTCGGCCAGGCTGAGAAGACCGAGCTCGATGCCAACTTTGAGAACCTTCTGGCCCGGGCAGACAGCACCAAAAACTGGACGGAGAAAATCCTGAGGCAGACAGAGGTGCTGCTGCAGCCCAACCCAA GTGCCCGAGTGGAGGAGTTCCTGTATGAGAAGCTGGACAGGAAGGTGCCCTCGAGGGTCACCAACGGGGAGCTGCTGGCTCAGTACATGGCAGAGGCGGCCAGTGAGCTGGGGCCCACCACGCCCTACG GGAAGACACTGATTAAGGTGGCAGAAGCAGAAAAGCGCCTGGGAGCCGCAGAGAGAGATTTTATCCACATGGCTTCCATCAACTTCCTCACGCCCCTGCGCAACTTCCTGGAAGGGGACTGGAAGACGATTTCG AAGGAGAGGCGACTCCTTCAAAACCGGCGTCTAGACTTGGATGCCTGCAAAGCCCGGCTGAAGAAGGCCAAGGCTGCAGAAGCCAAAGCCACG ACGGTGCCTGACTTTCAGGAGACTAGACCGCGTAATTACATTCTCTCGGCCAGCGCCTCCGCG ACTCTGGATGACACTTCCTGCCCCCCTTCCTGGGCCGAGTGGAAGGAGACATATCCTGGAGGGTGGAGACCgccctgtttttttcttttgccattgAACCCCAGTGTGACTCGGGCACGAGGCTGCCTTTCTCTACCGAAGGACAGAAAG CTCTGGAATGATGAGGTGGACAAG GCCGAGCAGGAGCTCCGAGTGGCCCAGACAGAGTTTGACCGGCAGGCAGAGGTGACCCGTCTCCTACTGGAGGGGATTAGTAGCACTCAC GTGAATCACCTTCGCTGCCTCCATGAGTTCGTTGAGTCTCAGACAACTTACTATGCCCAGTGCTACCGCCACATGCTGGACCTGCAGAAGCAGCTGGGCAG ATTTCCAGGCACCTTCGTGGGCACCACAGAACCCGCCTCCCCGCCCCTCAGCAGCACGTCGCCCACCACCACTGCAGCCACTATGCCTGTGGGGCCCTCCGTGGCCGGCCTGGCCCCTCCAGGGGAGGCCGCCCTccgcctggaggaggtggcccctCCTGCCAGTGGGACCCGGAAGGCCCGCGTGCTCTACGACTACGAAGCAGCTGACAGCAGCGAGCTGGCCCTGCTGGCTGATGAG CTCATCACCGTCTACAGCCTGCCTGGCATGGACCCTGACTGGCTCATTGGCGAGAGAGGCAACAAGAAGGGCAAGGTCCCCGTCACCTACTTGGAACTGCTCAGCTAA
- the SH3GLB2 gene encoding endophilin-B2 isoform X4 codes for MDFNMKKLASDAGIFFTRAVQFTEEKFGQAEKTELDANFENLLARADSTKNWTEKILRQTEVLLQPNPSARVEEFLYEKLDRKVPSRVTNGELLAQYMAEAASELGPTTPYGKTLIKVAEAEKRLGAAERDFIHMASINFLTPLRNFLEGDWKTISKERRLLQNRRLDLDACKARLKKAKAAEAKATTVPDFQETRPRNYILSASASALWNDEVDKAEQELRVAQTEFDRQAEVTRLLLEGISSTHVNHLRCLHEFVESQTTYYAQCYRHMLDLQKQLGRFPGTFVGTTEPASPPLSSTSPTTTAATMPVGPSVAGLAPPGEAALRLEEVAPPASGTRKARVLYDYEAADSSELALLADELITVYSLPGMDPDWLIGERGNKKGKVPVTYLELLS; via the exons TTCACAGAGGAGAAATTCGGCCAGGCTGAGAAGACCGAGCTCGATGCCAACTTTGAGAACCTTCTGGCCCGGGCAGACAGCACCAAAAACTGGACGGAGAAAATCCTGAGGCAGACAGAGGTGCTGCTGCAGCCCAACCCAA GTGCCCGAGTGGAGGAGTTCCTGTATGAGAAGCTGGACAGGAAGGTGCCCTCGAGGGTCACCAACGGGGAGCTGCTGGCTCAGTACATGGCAGAGGCGGCCAGTGAGCTGGGGCCCACCACGCCCTACG GGAAGACACTGATTAAGGTGGCAGAAGCAGAAAAGCGCCTGGGAGCCGCAGAGAGAGATTTTATCCACATGGCTTCCATCAACTTCCTCACGCCCCTGCGCAACTTCCTGGAAGGGGACTGGAAGACGATTTCG AAGGAGAGGCGACTCCTTCAAAACCGGCGTCTAGACTTGGATGCCTGCAAAGCCCGGCTGAAGAAGGCCAAGGCTGCAGAAGCCAAAGCCACG ACGGTGCCTGACTTTCAGGAGACTAGACCGCGTAATTACATTCTCTCGGCCAGCGCCTCCGCG CTCTGGAATGATGAGGTGGACAAG GCCGAGCAGGAGCTCCGAGTGGCCCAGACAGAGTTTGACCGGCAGGCAGAGGTGACCCGTCTCCTACTGGAGGGGATTAGTAGCACTCAC GTGAATCACCTTCGCTGCCTCCATGAGTTCGTTGAGTCTCAGACAACTTACTATGCCCAGTGCTACCGCCACATGCTGGACCTGCAGAAGCAGCTGGGCAG ATTTCCAGGCACCTTCGTGGGCACCACAGAACCCGCCTCCCCGCCCCTCAGCAGCACGTCGCCCACCACCACTGCAGCCACTATGCCTGTGGGGCCCTCCGTGGCCGGCCTGGCCCCTCCAGGGGAGGCCGCCCTccgcctggaggaggtggcccctCCTGCCAGTGGGACCCGGAAGGCCCGCGTGCTCTACGACTACGAAGCAGCTGACAGCAGCGAGCTGGCCCTGCTGGCTGATGAG CTCATCACCGTCTACAGCCTGCCTGGCATGGACCCTGACTGGCTCATTGGCGAGAGAGGCAACAAGAAGGGCAAGGTCCCCGTCACCTACTTGGAACTGCTCAGCTAA
- the SH3GLB2 gene encoding endophilin-B2 isoform X5 produces MDFNMKKLASDAGIFFTRAVQFTEEKFGQAEKTELDANFENLLARADSTKNWTEKILRQTEVLLQPNPSARVEEFLYEKLDRKVPSRVTNGELLAQYMAEAASELGPTTPYGKTLIKVAEAEKRLGAAERDFIHMASINFLTPLRNFLEGDWKTISKERRLLQNRRLDLDACKARLKKAKAAEAKATTVPDFQETRPRNYILSASASAAEQELRVAQTEFDRQAEVTRLLLEGISSTHVNHLRCLHEFVESQTTYYAQCYRHMLDLQKQLGSSQGAIFPGTFVGTTEPASPPLSSTSPTTTAATMPVGPSVAGLAPPGEAALRLEEVAPPASGTRKARVLYDYEAADSSELALLADELITVYSLPGMDPDWLIGERGNKKGKVPVTYLELLS; encoded by the exons TTCACAGAGGAGAAATTCGGCCAGGCTGAGAAGACCGAGCTCGATGCCAACTTTGAGAACCTTCTGGCCCGGGCAGACAGCACCAAAAACTGGACGGAGAAAATCCTGAGGCAGACAGAGGTGCTGCTGCAGCCCAACCCAA GTGCCCGAGTGGAGGAGTTCCTGTATGAGAAGCTGGACAGGAAGGTGCCCTCGAGGGTCACCAACGGGGAGCTGCTGGCTCAGTACATGGCAGAGGCGGCCAGTGAGCTGGGGCCCACCACGCCCTACG GGAAGACACTGATTAAGGTGGCAGAAGCAGAAAAGCGCCTGGGAGCCGCAGAGAGAGATTTTATCCACATGGCTTCCATCAACTTCCTCACGCCCCTGCGCAACTTCCTGGAAGGGGACTGGAAGACGATTTCG AAGGAGAGGCGACTCCTTCAAAACCGGCGTCTAGACTTGGATGCCTGCAAAGCCCGGCTGAAGAAGGCCAAGGCTGCAGAAGCCAAAGCCACG ACGGTGCCTGACTTTCAGGAGACTAGACCGCGTAATTACATTCTCTCGGCCAGCGCCTCCGCG GCCGAGCAGGAGCTCCGAGTGGCCCAGACAGAGTTTGACCGGCAGGCAGAGGTGACCCGTCTCCTACTGGAGGGGATTAGTAGCACTCAC GTGAATCACCTTCGCTGCCTCCATGAGTTCGTTGAGTCTCAGACAACTTACTATGCCCAGTGCTACCGCCACATGCTGGACCTGCAGAAGCAGCTGGGCAG CTCCCAGGGAGCCAT ATTTCCAGGCACCTTCGTGGGCACCACAGAACCCGCCTCCCCGCCCCTCAGCAGCACGTCGCCCACCACCACTGCAGCCACTATGCCTGTGGGGCCCTCCGTGGCCGGCCTGGCCCCTCCAGGGGAGGCCGCCCTccgcctggaggaggtggcccctCCTGCCAGTGGGACCCGGAAGGCCCGCGTGCTCTACGACTACGAAGCAGCTGACAGCAGCGAGCTGGCCCTGCTGGCTGATGAG CTCATCACCGTCTACAGCCTGCCTGGCATGGACCCTGACTGGCTCATTGGCGAGAGAGGCAACAAGAAGGGCAAGGTCCCCGTCACCTACTTGGAACTGCTCAGCTAA